Sequence from the Bremerella volcania genome:
CGAGAAGATCCATATCGTCCCGGGCTGTCTTGATACGGAGATTTTCCAACCGGACGGCGTGAAATGCTCGTTGCCGTCACAAATGCAAGGAAAGTTCGTCTTTCTAAGTGTATTTGATTGGGTACCTCGCAAAGGAGGCGAACTGTTAGTCCAAAACTATTGTCGAGAATTTGCCCCAGGCGAAGGAACAGGTTTGCTGATCAAGCTTTCTCGAATTCACGGCATGTCACTGGAGGAAATAAGGGGCCGGCTCGACGAATGTTTGCATGCAATTGGTCAATCTTTAGAAGAACGTCCCGATGTGTGTTTGCTCGACCAGGAAACTACGACTCAAGAAATGGCGGCGCTGTATCGCAGTGTCGATGCTTTCGTTTTGCCTTCACGCGGAGAGGGCTGGGGAAGGCCCTATATGGAGGCGATGGCTTGCGGCCTTCCAACCATCGGCACGGATGCGACTGGGCAAATTGACTTTATGACGGAAGAAAATAGCCTGCTGATACCGGCAAAAGAAGTCGACGTTCCAGAAAATGCCGCTCGTGATTTCCCTCTCTTTGATGGCCATCGTTGGTGTGAACCTAATTGCGATGAACTAAGAAGACTAATGCGTCAAGTTGTGAATGATCCGAAGCTGCGAGAGCGAATCAGTCACAAGGCTGTCCAGGACATCCATTCCCGATTTAATCTCGATGCGGGCGCCAATGGTGTTGAACTTGCCATTCAGGCTGCTGAAAAGCGTTTCACACGCATGAGTGCCCCTCCCATTCAAGAAAATCAAACGCGCGTGATACTGGAAGGAGAATTGTTTTCAGGCCATAGTTTCTCGAATATTAACGAACAACTTTGCCTGGCTTTGGCGCGAGATTCCTCGCTTGCAGTTTCCATTCGGCGACTCTCTAACGGCTTGCCGGAAGAGCGTCCTCCGTTTGCCTCTAACGTGGAGGCCTATATTGATCGAGAACTACCTAATGGTCCACAAGTAACGATCCGTCATGCTTATCCTCCTGATTGGAATCCGCCTGAGAAAGGTCTCTGGATTCACGTGCAACCTTGGGAGTATGGTCACCTGCCGAAAGAATGGATTGAGCCATTACGCGATCGCGTAGATGAGATCTGGGTCCCAAGCCACTACGTTCGAAAAGTCTATGAACGCAGTGGAATTCCCAGCGAAAAAATTCAGGTCATTCCTTGGGGTGTTAACGCCAAAGTGTTCACTCCTGAAGCGCCTCCGTTGATTCTGCCAACGAACAAAGGGTTTCATTTTCTCTACGTGGGAGGCACGATCGCTCGTAAGGGTTTTGACCGAGTGCTGGAGGCATACTTAGCGGAGTTCGGTCCTGAAGAAGATGTTGGACTGGTCGTAAAAGACATTGGCTCGAAAACGGTGTACCGTCATCACAACTATGCACAAGCAACGATCGAAGCTCAAAGCGATCCAACCAAACCGGAAATCCTCTATCTTGATGAGCCACTGACGCAAGGACAACTGGCAAGTCTCTTTGCTGCATGCGACTGCTTGGTGGCACCCTATCGAGGCGAGGGGTTCGGAATGCCAATTCTAGAGGCGATGGCTTGTGGCACGGCTCCGATCGTTCCCCAGGGAGGCGCTAGCGACGACTTCACAACTCCAGAAACAGCCTTTACTCTCCCAAGCGAGGAGGTCGAAGTGGCGACCGAGCTATCGTTGTTTGGTCCACTTCTTGAACTAAGTGTTTCTCCGGGGGACTTGCAGAAGCTGATGCGACAGGTGGTAACCGAATACGAGGAAACAAAAAGGAGAGGACAGGCAGCCTCTGAGTATGTAAGAGATCGATTCACATGGAACAATAGCGCGACGAAAATGAGTGAACGTATCGCCTTGCTTACCGAACGTGCGTCCAGCCAGAGTCCCGAGGCCAACTCTTCTGCATCGAATCAACAGACTTCTAGTCTTTCGGCAATAGTGATGGCACCCGAAGAGGAAGCAGCATTTGCAGATACTCTTTCTTGCCTCCGACCGTTTGTGGAACAAGTTTTTTGTGTCGCAGATAAGCCAACGGAAACGGTTTTGAATTTAGCGCAAGAATATGGCTGCGAGGTAGTTTCCCGCATTGGCGAGATCGATCCCCAGGGGAAATGGTTTCTCTATCTTGAGAGCGGCGAAGTTCTAGACGATCAGGAACTTGAAAGTCTGACCGAGTTTCTAACGGGCGTTCCTAAAGAGATCGAAGCCATCGGTGCGCATGTCCTACTTCAAGACCGCGCGGGTAAGACGCTAGGAAGACAGGTTGACTTGCGACTGTTTCGAGGCAATTTTCTGGATAATGATAACTTTCCTTGTACAGACGTGCATGGAAGCGGTATGGATCAATCTGCAAAGATTCCCATCGCCGAACTAAAAATCATAGCCAGTGTGCCGTGGGTTGATCGTGACGATTCCTTGCCAACCGGATTGCTACCTGACGAGACGTGGCTCACTTCCTGGATCCCTGCCGCCGGTGAAGTATTCTTAGATATCGGGGCAAACCAAGGGCTATGGACCCACGCCTTATCCAATCAATATCAAACCATTCATTCAGTTGAACCTGGCCCGGATGCCTTAAAACAACTGAAATTGAAACTTCCTGGCAATGCATATGTTCATGAGTTCGCCGCCTGGGATATTGATGAGCAACGTGAGTTCAGTTGTTTTGATGATAGTCGACATTTAAGTACACACTTTCAAGCAGGTGGTGTAAATACAGGGCCAAGGCGTGGCTCAATAACTCTTAAATGCCAACCAATTGACGACTTGAAAATCGCAGGTCGCGTCGATCTGATCAAGTGCGACGTGGAGGGTGCCGAGATAGAAGCTTTGAAGGGTGCCCAAAAACTCATCACTTTACATCACCCCAGAATGCTTGTTGAAGTTCATTCGCGTGATAACTTGGAACAGGTCTTAAACATGATTTTGGTCTGGGGTTATGATTTCAAGGTCATACGCCACCCAAATTATCGTCCCTTTTCTGCTAATTGGTGGGACCATTGTTGGCTAGCTGCTGCGCCCAAAAACTACCTGAAAGCCTCGAGTGACAACAATTGCAAGATGACAGAATTTGCCAGTTGATGCTTCGCTTGCAATAGAAACATATGGTTTACGGCGTTCGAATGACTCCAACCAATAAAGCCCCTTTTGGGCCTCTGACCAGCCTCAAATTCTTATTGAAGATTCAGTCTGTGTAAGATCAGTGTGCTGTAGCAGCGAAGGCGTCGCCGGCGCTTTCGATAAGTTTTCTTGGCGGGAGAACGAAGTTAAGAAACTTTTGCCGGATCGCGTCAGCGACCTTGCTCGGGATTTTTCAAGGGCGCTTGCCAATCGAACCTGCGATTTGCCAGAAAAGGACAAAAGAAAAAGCCTCGCAAGTCGTTGATTTGCAAGGCCTTAGGAGGTCGGGGTGACCGGCGATTGACATTTCCTAACGACTTCGCGAGAACCAGCCTGCTTGGGCTTGTTTTGTCGCAAAGCATTGAGTTCACAGAGGATATGTTCTTTGGTACTTGCGAGTCCTAGACAACTCTTCAATAGCTAACGATAAAACTAATTCTCGCCCTCTCCGAGTAGGGGCCTTTGAGGTCTCTGGTCACCCGGAGTGTTGGTAATGTCGATCACAAATGGCGTTGTTCCGCGAAATGGCATATTCTTTCGAGTCTTAATTATTGCTCGGATTAGCACGGAGCATCAGGATAAGCTTAGCCTTGAGGATCAGATTGAGCTCAGTCGAGGTTGGTGCCGTCAGCATCTCGATCAGCGTTTCGAAGAACAGATTATTCAAAGCCAGGGAAGCGGCGAACTGCTGGATCGTCAAGAGCTTCGAGACCTCGAGGATGCGATCTTGTCAGATGAAATTGATCTGATCATCGCTGAAGACTTAGGTCGTATCTGTCGCCGGAATGCCGCTGTAGCATTCCTTGAACTGGCGGAAGACCACGAGACACGTGTCGTTACCCTGAATGACAATTTGGATACTGAAAACGACGACTGGCGTTTCAAAGCCGGTTTCGCAACGATGCATCACGAGTTTTCGAATGCAGATACGGGCAAGCGAATTCGGCGAACTCTTCGGAGCCGGCACATGCAGGGCTTGGTCGTCCAGTGTTTGCCATATGGATATATCAAACCGCATCCTGGGGCCTCCGATCAAGAAGTCACTAAAGATCCTGCGGCCGAGCCAATTATCGAGGAGATTTTCTCTCGGCTCGAGAACGGAGTGAGCTATTCTGAAGTCGTTGATTGGTTGAACGCTAAGAAGGTTCCAACCGGGAAGTATGTCAGCTCGAATCGCTGGACTGTTTCAACGCTTAGAAACCTGGTTTATAACCCGCTGTTGAAGGGCGTTCGTGTTCGAAATCGCGTGAAGTCAAAACGTATCAACAAGACAGGACGACGCAAATCGATCAAGGCAGCTCCGGATGAGTTGCTTGAGCGCCATTGCCCTCATCTGGCATTCGTCGAAGCTCATCGATACGACGCTCTGATTCGGTTCCTTGATAAAAAGAACGCGGCCTATCGGCGAAAGAAGATGGACGGCCGCGACCCACGAGCGATGGTTCCCAAAAAGCGAACTCGCTTTCCTGGTCAGCAAGTGTTTTGTGCCGTTTGTGGGCACCCGATGCGATGGGGCGGTCATGGTCAAGTCGATCGCTTGGTCTGTAAAGGCGCTAAGGAATATAAGTGTTGGCAAGGTGCAACGTTCGACGGGAATTTGGCTTCCGAGAAGATCCTTGCCGCCGTGCTTCAAGCTATCGAAGAACTACCAGACTTCGCCGAGAACCTTCAAAGTCAAATCATGGAAGAGTCGCAGACACTTACCGACTCACGGTACTCGGAGAAAAAGCAGATCCAAAAAAGGATCGATAGTCTCAATCGTGAAATGGCCAACCTGATTCAGTTCGTCAAGAGTGGGAATCACTCGGAAGTCTTGACGAGAGAGATCGCAGAAACGGAGCTTCAGTTGACCGAGGCGAAGTTTGAGCTGCAAGAGCTTGGTGAACGCTCATGCTTGGTTCCTAAGCTTCCTTCTTCCGATATGGTTCGCGAACTTGCCAAGGATGCCATCACGAAGCATCTCGATTGTCCTTACCGAATGAGCCGTGTGATGCGCCCGCTGATTCCGCGCATTGAGGCTCATCCGATGCGACTTTGCGTTGGTGGATCGGTTCTCATTCGAGCTAAATTTCAGATGACATTGTGTCACTTGATTCCTGGGATGAAGGATTTTTCCGTGGCGCGAGAAGCCATGACACGGACGATCGAGGTGGATCTCTTTGAGCCGGTCCAGCGCGAGTTGTTCCGTGAACAGGTTGTCAAGCTTCGTGAAACGGGCATGTATCAAAGGGATATCGCTGCCCACCTGGGTATCACGCAGCCTGCGGTCCAAAATGCATTGAAACTGCAGGGTGTGATGGACGCCTCAGGACTGAAAGATCCTTACGTTCCGGTGACGGAAGCCCCAACTGATTTGGGCCGTATGCGACGTCACCGGCATTCTCGATTCGAGTTTCAGCAATATGATCCTGGTAGCTAAGCATGGCTTTGTTGATGGCCCCAGCGCCATCCGACTACCTTCGGCCCATGTCCTAATTGGTCATGGGCTTTTTCGTGCGCCGATCCCAAATAAGGAACTCAATTATGCCCGCTAAAGCGGATTCATATTCCAAAGAACCTTTCATTGAACAAGTTGCACGATCACAGCATGAGTTCATAAGGCTTCTCGCAAGATGCATTGCGAAGCGACTTCTGCGGGAAGCTGAATCGGACGCCAGTAACCAGATAAGAGCTAAAAAAACGTCCAATTCGTGTCATAAGACCTGAGGAGGATTTAGCCCTAGGCTTTCTAATTTGCCCCATTTGTCAGGAGGAAAGGAGTTTCATTCATGTCCAGTTTGGTCATTGCTTTGACAACGATCGCATTACTTTTCGCGATCGTAGCGCTCATTCGAG
This genomic interval carries:
- a CDS encoding FkbM family methyltransferase; this encodes MSASKLQFKKRRFFSRNLNQWIEQNALGVNHMISGVVLARNEEINIVGCLQALQPHVDEILLIDMESTDRTVELATPYVQSVLRHRLVRNFDGARNIAIDKARNAWLWFVDADERIPQATGKLVCEAIRTHGSEYEAISIPFKSYCGRQWMKHCGWWPGYTGPRVLKRGHFRFADRVHGGVHLEGRELRVAPNPQLGVDHYGIRSIEHYADKVNRYSSAEAENLAQAGATWNWRAAIAEMMREIWQTYEWNPGNLDGEWGWVAAWMSGQYRWQAQSKLLDLNSSDLTGSNPTAVPADLDDVIACMEDSLAQLRKSSPTLPLGVVWKADVAGVNGYSEEARTFLHAMAYGSRPLALESPLRCHGKDAGVDRDDQALFRALRNARRPRHSLTVTHSLPGAIEPDARSSVNALRTMIETDRVPASWIPHIQKFDQVWVPSQHSADAFRRSWIAPEKIHIVPGCLDTEIFQPDGVKCSLPSQMQGKFVFLSVFDWVPRKGGELLVQNYCREFAPGEGTGLLIKLSRIHGMSLEEIRGRLDECLHAIGQSLEERPDVCLLDQETTTQEMAALYRSVDAFVLPSRGEGWGRPYMEAMACGLPTIGTDATGQIDFMTEENSLLIPAKEVDVPENAARDFPLFDGHRWCEPNCDELRRLMRQVVNDPKLRERISHKAVQDIHSRFNLDAGANGVELAIQAAEKRFTRMSAPPIQENQTRVILEGELFSGHSFSNINEQLCLALARDSSLAVSIRRLSNGLPEERPPFASNVEAYIDRELPNGPQVTIRHAYPPDWNPPEKGLWIHVQPWEYGHLPKEWIEPLRDRVDEIWVPSHYVRKVYERSGIPSEKIQVIPWGVNAKVFTPEAPPLILPTNKGFHFLYVGGTIARKGFDRVLEAYLAEFGPEEDVGLVVKDIGSKTVYRHHNYAQATIEAQSDPTKPEILYLDEPLTQGQLASLFAACDCLVAPYRGEGFGMPILEAMACGTAPIVPQGGASDDFTTPETAFTLPSEEVEVATELSLFGPLLELSVSPGDLQKLMRQVVTEYEETKRRGQAASEYVRDRFTWNNSATKMSERIALLTERASSQSPEANSSASNQQTSSLSAIVMAPEEEAAFADTLSCLRPFVEQVFCVADKPTETVLNLAQEYGCEVVSRIGEIDPQGKWFLYLESGEVLDDQELESLTEFLTGVPKEIEAIGAHVLLQDRAGKTLGRQVDLRLFRGNFLDNDNFPCTDVHGSGMDQSAKIPIAELKIIASVPWVDRDDSLPTGLLPDETWLTSWIPAAGEVFLDIGANQGLWTHALSNQYQTIHSVEPGPDALKQLKLKLPGNAYVHEFAAWDIDEQREFSCFDDSRHLSTHFQAGGVNTGPRRGSITLKCQPIDDLKIAGRVDLIKCDVEGAEIEALKGAQKLITLHHPRMLVEVHSRDNLEQVLNMILVWGYDFKVIRHPNYRPFSANWWDHCWLAAAPKNYLKASSDNNCKMTEFAS
- a CDS encoding recombinase family protein; translation: MSITNGVVPRNGIFFRVLIIARISTEHQDKLSLEDQIELSRGWCRQHLDQRFEEQIIQSQGSGELLDRQELRDLEDAILSDEIDLIIAEDLGRICRRNAAVAFLELAEDHETRVVTLNDNLDTENDDWRFKAGFATMHHEFSNADTGKRIRRTLRSRHMQGLVVQCLPYGYIKPHPGASDQEVTKDPAAEPIIEEIFSRLENGVSYSEVVDWLNAKKVPTGKYVSSNRWTVSTLRNLVYNPLLKGVRVRNRVKSKRINKTGRRKSIKAAPDELLERHCPHLAFVEAHRYDALIRFLDKKNAAYRRKKMDGRDPRAMVPKKRTRFPGQQVFCAVCGHPMRWGGHGQVDRLVCKGAKEYKCWQGATFDGNLASEKILAAVLQAIEELPDFAENLQSQIMEESQTLTDSRYSEKKQIQKRIDSLNREMANLIQFVKSGNHSEVLTREIAETELQLTEAKFELQELGERSCLVPKLPSSDMVRELAKDAITKHLDCPYRMSRVMRPLIPRIEAHPMRLCVGGSVLIRAKFQMTLCHLIPGMKDFSVAREAMTRTIEVDLFEPVQRELFREQVVKLRETGMYQRDIAAHLGITQPAVQNALKLQGVMDASGLKDPYVPVTEAPTDLGRMRRHRHSRFEFQQYDPGS